Proteins encoded in a region of the Alosa sapidissima isolate fAloSap1 chromosome 19, fAloSap1.pri, whole genome shotgun sequence genome:
- the ganc gene encoding neutral alpha-glucosidase C isoform X4, producing MHVIVALDDGCKEKFKKSEHIAFYRRHKQNPGVHYCVTLESLALTEKGASLELFETKSQVHLLLQVRVCRESTIRITIDEIHPVKIRYRVPDVLIEDPVYEQLRVERKGEGSVTLSWGLGQHQVWIQETPFSLDVLCVKEVIATLNPNGRTLFETLQDPPRHDSTLNQGDPSGLWRERFGQFVDVKANGPSSVGMDFCLHGFNHVYGIPEHADRLRLKDTSGGEPYRLYNLDVFGYRTDSRLGLYGSVPLLFAHKSDKTLGLFWLNASETLVDVHYHPKDSEEDVAAPVKRSRTPIQTDVHWISESGVIDCFILTGPTPSQVLTQYAQLTGFPAFPPLWSLGYHQCRWNYEDEADVESVDAGFDHHSIPYDVIWLDIEHTDGKRYFTWDSKHFPNPVALQQHLARKKRKMVVISDPHIKVDPDWSLYCEARDGDHFVKVKDGGVYTGSCWPGDSNYLDFSCPQTRSWYARCYSLNKYKGSTDSLFVWNDMNEPSVFYGPEQTMPKNAVHRGGWEHRDLHNLYGFYQHMATVDGLMTRAGGTERPFVLTRSFFAGSQRLGAVWTGDTESTWDHLKFCIPMLLSISLAGIAFCGADVGGFVGNPEPELLVRWYQAGALQPFFRGHANKSTKRREPWLFGEAVTANIRSAIQQRYCLLPYWYTLFHQAHTSALPPMRPLWVEFPGEQSTFRVDHEYMIGSALLACPVTAPGVKEVMVFLPGIEELWYDIDSAQAFSGDRNLAHPVTLDNVPVFQRGGTVVPRREGNGSCSSDFQKLPLSLTVALDSKGCAEGLLYEDDGHSFHYRDRKTFSLHRFLMKPGSLSCSRFSEDGTFASGSSVQSVLFLGMRRKPSAVTAHVSGVQVPVMFQYREDQHTLVLGGLGLGVGRDWEIRMQ from the exons ATGCATGTTAT CGTCGCTCTTGATGACGGGTGTAAAGAAAAGTTCAAGAAAAGTGAGCATATAGCATTTTACAG ACGGCATAAACAAAATCCTGGTGTGCATTACTGTGTCACTCTGGAAAGCTTAGCACTGACAGAGAAAGGGGCCAGTTTGGAACTCTTTGAGACAAAATCTCAG GTGCATTTGCTCTTGCAAGTGAGGGTATGTCGGGAGAGCACTATAAGAATTACCATAGATGAGATCCACCCAGTTAAAATACGCTACAGAGTTCCAGATGTTTTGATTGAAGACCCGGTGTATGAACA gttaCGTGTGGAAAGGAAAGGTGAAGGTTCTGTCACACTTTCCTGGGGCTTGGGTCAGCACCAAGTATGGATCCAAGAGACTCCTTTCAGCCTGGATGTCCTTTGTGTGAAAGAGGTGATCGCCACTCTCAATCCAAATGGGCGGACGTTGTTTGAGACCCTGCAAGATCCTCCAAG GCATGACTCCACATTAAATCAG GGAGATCCATCAGGCCTATGGCGAGAGAGATTTGGACAATTTGTAGATGTGAAAGCCAATG GTCCAAGTTCTGTTGGTATGGACTTTTGCCTCCATGGCTTCAACCATGTGTATGGCATTCCAGAACATGCAGATAGACTCCGACTGAAAGACACCAG TGGTGGCGAGCCATACAGGTTGTACAACCTGGATGTGTTTGGCTACCGTACCGACAGCCGGCTAGGCCTCTACGGCTCTGTGCCACTGTTGTTTGCACACAAGTCTGACAAAACCCTGGGGCTCTTCTGGCTCAATGCTTCTGAGACCCTTGTAGATGTGCACTACCACCCCAAAGATAGTGAG GAGGACGTAGCAGCCCCAGTGAAAAGGAGTAGAACGCCCATCCAGACAGACGTCCATTGGATCTCAGAGAGCGGAGTGATTGACTGCTTCATCCTCACAGGACCCACGCCCTCGCAGGTCCTCACTCAGTATGCACAGCTGACAG GCTTCCCAGCTTTTCCACCACTCTGGTCTCTTGGATACCACCAATGCCGCTGGAACTATGAAGACGAAGCGGATGTGGAGTCTGTGGACGCTGGCTTTGACCACCACTCCATCCCTTACGATGTGATATGGCTGGACATTGAGCACACAGATGGGAAACGCTACTTCACCTGGGATTCAAAACACTTCCCCAACCCTGTTGCACTCCAACAACACCTGGCGAGGAAAAAAAGGAAG ATGGTGGTAATCAGTGACCCCCATATTAAGGTTGACCCTGACTGGTCCCTTTACTGTGAGGCCAGAGATGGAGACCATTTTGTGAAGGTCAAAGATGGAGGCGTCTACACAGGCTCTTGCTGGCCAG GTGACTCCAATTACTTGGACTTCAGTTGTCCACAGACCAGGTCTTGGTACGCTAGATGCTATTCTCTCAACAAGTACAAA GGATCTACAGactctttgtttgtttggaaCGATATGAACGAGCCCTCAGTGTTCTATGGTCCAGAGCAGACAATGCCGAAGAACGCGGTGCATCGCGGGGGCTGGGAGCACCGGGATCTACACAATCTTTACGGCTTTTACCAG CACATGGCCACAGTGGACGGGCTGATGACACGCGCTGGTGGAACCGAGAGGCCCTTTGTTCTGACACGCTCTTTCTTCGCTGGATCTCAGAGGCTTG GTGCAGTCTGGACAGGAGACACAGAGTCCACTTGGGATCACCTGAAGTTCTGCATCCCCATGCTGCTGTCCATAAGTCTGGCAGGCATTGCCTTCTGTGGAG CTGATGTAGGAGGCTTTGTGGGGAACCCCGAGCCAGAGCTGTTGGTGCGCTGGTACCAGGCCGGGGCCCTGCAGCCGTTCTTCAGGGGCCACGCAAACAAGAGCACCAAGCGCCGCGAGCCGTGGCTCTTTGGCGAGGCGGTGACGGCCAACATCCGCTCAGCCATCCAGCAGCGCTACTGTCTTCTGCCCTACTGGTACACGCTCTTCCATCAGGCCCACACCTCTGCTCTCCCTCCAATGAG ACCCCTGTGGGTAGAGTTCCCTGGAGAACAGAGCACCTTCAGAGTGGACCATGAGTATATGATTG GTAGTGCACTTCTTGCTTGTCCTGTAACTGCACCAGGTGTTAAAGAAGTTATGGTCTTCCTCCCTGGCATCGAAGAG CTGTGGTATGATATTGACTCTGCACAAGCATTCAGTGGAGATCGAAACCTGGCTCACCCTGTGACATTGGACAAC GTCCCTGTGTTCCAGAGAGGGGGCACAGTGGTGCCCAGGAGAGAGGGCAATGGCTCCTGCTCCTCGGACTTTCAGAAGCTCCCCCTCAGCCTGACTGTTGCGCTGGACTCCAAG GGCTGTGCTGAGGGGCTGCTTTATGAGGACGATGGGCACTCGTTTCATTACCGAGACAGGAAAACATTCTCCTTGCACAGGTTCCTTATGAAGCCAGGGAGTCTTTCATGCAG TCGTTTTTCTGAGGACGGCACCTTTGCCTCGGGCAGCTCAGTGCAGTCTGTGCTCTTTTTGGGCATGAGGAGAAAGCCATCAGCAGTGACCGCTCACGTCTCAG GTGTCCAAGTTCCGGTGATGTTCCAGTACAGAGAAGATCAACACACGTTGGTCTTGGGAGGCCTGGGTCTGGGAGTGGGTAGGGACTGGGAAATCAGGATGCAGTAG
- the ganc gene encoding neutral alpha-glucosidase C isoform X3, which produces MLCHVALDDGCKEKFKKSEHIAFYRRHKQNPGVHYCVTLESLALTEKGASLELFETKSQVHLLLQVRVCRESTIRITIDEIHPVKIRYRVPDVLIEDPVYEQLRVERKGEGSVTLSWGLGQHQVWIQETPFSLDVLCVKEVIATLNPNGRTLFETLQDPPRHDSTLNQGDPSGLWRERFGQFVDVKANGPSSVGMDFCLHGFNHVYGIPEHADRLRLKDTSGGEPYRLYNLDVFGYRTDSRLGLYGSVPLLFAHKSDKTLGLFWLNASETLVDVHYHPKDSEEDVAAPVKRSRTPIQTDVHWISESGVIDCFILTGPTPSQVLTQYAQLTGFPAFPPLWSLGYHQCRWNYEDEADVESVDAGFDHHSIPYDVIWLDIEHTDGKRYFTWDSKHFPNPVALQQHLARKKRKMVVISDPHIKVDPDWSLYCEARDGDHFVKVKDGGVYTGSCWPGDSNYLDFSCPQTRSWYARCYSLNKYKGSTDSLFVWNDMNEPSVFYGPEQTMPKNAVHRGGWEHRDLHNLYGFYQHMATVDGLMTRAGGTERPFVLTRSFFAGSQRLGAVWTGDTESTWDHLKFCIPMLLSISLAGIAFCGADVGGFVGNPEPELLVRWYQAGALQPFFRGHANKSTKRREPWLFGEAVTANIRSAIQQRYCLLPYWYTLFHQAHTSALPPMRPLWVEFPGEQSTFRVDHEYMIGSALLACPVTAPGVKEVMVFLPGIEELWYDIDSAQAFSGDRNLAHPVTLDNVPVFQRGGTVVPRREGNGSCSSDFQKLPLSLTVALDSKGCAEGLLYEDDGHSFHYRDRKTFSLHRFLMKPGSLSCSRFSEDGTFASGSSVQSVLFLGMRRKPSAVTAHVSGVQVPVMFQYREDQHTLVLGGLGLGVGRDWEIRMQ; this is translated from the exons ATGTTATGTCA CGTCGCTCTTGATGACGGGTGTAAAGAAAAGTTCAAGAAAAGTGAGCATATAGCATTTTACAG ACGGCATAAACAAAATCCTGGTGTGCATTACTGTGTCACTCTGGAAAGCTTAGCACTGACAGAGAAAGGGGCCAGTTTGGAACTCTTTGAGACAAAATCTCAG GTGCATTTGCTCTTGCAAGTGAGGGTATGTCGGGAGAGCACTATAAGAATTACCATAGATGAGATCCACCCAGTTAAAATACGCTACAGAGTTCCAGATGTTTTGATTGAAGACCCGGTGTATGAACA gttaCGTGTGGAAAGGAAAGGTGAAGGTTCTGTCACACTTTCCTGGGGCTTGGGTCAGCACCAAGTATGGATCCAAGAGACTCCTTTCAGCCTGGATGTCCTTTGTGTGAAAGAGGTGATCGCCACTCTCAATCCAAATGGGCGGACGTTGTTTGAGACCCTGCAAGATCCTCCAAG GCATGACTCCACATTAAATCAG GGAGATCCATCAGGCCTATGGCGAGAGAGATTTGGACAATTTGTAGATGTGAAAGCCAATG GTCCAAGTTCTGTTGGTATGGACTTTTGCCTCCATGGCTTCAACCATGTGTATGGCATTCCAGAACATGCAGATAGACTCCGACTGAAAGACACCAG TGGTGGCGAGCCATACAGGTTGTACAACCTGGATGTGTTTGGCTACCGTACCGACAGCCGGCTAGGCCTCTACGGCTCTGTGCCACTGTTGTTTGCACACAAGTCTGACAAAACCCTGGGGCTCTTCTGGCTCAATGCTTCTGAGACCCTTGTAGATGTGCACTACCACCCCAAAGATAGTGAG GAGGACGTAGCAGCCCCAGTGAAAAGGAGTAGAACGCCCATCCAGACAGACGTCCATTGGATCTCAGAGAGCGGAGTGATTGACTGCTTCATCCTCACAGGACCCACGCCCTCGCAGGTCCTCACTCAGTATGCACAGCTGACAG GCTTCCCAGCTTTTCCACCACTCTGGTCTCTTGGATACCACCAATGCCGCTGGAACTATGAAGACGAAGCGGATGTGGAGTCTGTGGACGCTGGCTTTGACCACCACTCCATCCCTTACGATGTGATATGGCTGGACATTGAGCACACAGATGGGAAACGCTACTTCACCTGGGATTCAAAACACTTCCCCAACCCTGTTGCACTCCAACAACACCTGGCGAGGAAAAAAAGGAAG ATGGTGGTAATCAGTGACCCCCATATTAAGGTTGACCCTGACTGGTCCCTTTACTGTGAGGCCAGAGATGGAGACCATTTTGTGAAGGTCAAAGATGGAGGCGTCTACACAGGCTCTTGCTGGCCAG GTGACTCCAATTACTTGGACTTCAGTTGTCCACAGACCAGGTCTTGGTACGCTAGATGCTATTCTCTCAACAAGTACAAA GGATCTACAGactctttgtttgtttggaaCGATATGAACGAGCCCTCAGTGTTCTATGGTCCAGAGCAGACAATGCCGAAGAACGCGGTGCATCGCGGGGGCTGGGAGCACCGGGATCTACACAATCTTTACGGCTTTTACCAG CACATGGCCACAGTGGACGGGCTGATGACACGCGCTGGTGGAACCGAGAGGCCCTTTGTTCTGACACGCTCTTTCTTCGCTGGATCTCAGAGGCTTG GTGCAGTCTGGACAGGAGACACAGAGTCCACTTGGGATCACCTGAAGTTCTGCATCCCCATGCTGCTGTCCATAAGTCTGGCAGGCATTGCCTTCTGTGGAG CTGATGTAGGAGGCTTTGTGGGGAACCCCGAGCCAGAGCTGTTGGTGCGCTGGTACCAGGCCGGGGCCCTGCAGCCGTTCTTCAGGGGCCACGCAAACAAGAGCACCAAGCGCCGCGAGCCGTGGCTCTTTGGCGAGGCGGTGACGGCCAACATCCGCTCAGCCATCCAGCAGCGCTACTGTCTTCTGCCCTACTGGTACACGCTCTTCCATCAGGCCCACACCTCTGCTCTCCCTCCAATGAG ACCCCTGTGGGTAGAGTTCCCTGGAGAACAGAGCACCTTCAGAGTGGACCATGAGTATATGATTG GTAGTGCACTTCTTGCTTGTCCTGTAACTGCACCAGGTGTTAAAGAAGTTATGGTCTTCCTCCCTGGCATCGAAGAG CTGTGGTATGATATTGACTCTGCACAAGCATTCAGTGGAGATCGAAACCTGGCTCACCCTGTGACATTGGACAAC GTCCCTGTGTTCCAGAGAGGGGGCACAGTGGTGCCCAGGAGAGAGGGCAATGGCTCCTGCTCCTCGGACTTTCAGAAGCTCCCCCTCAGCCTGACTGTTGCGCTGGACTCCAAG GGCTGTGCTGAGGGGCTGCTTTATGAGGACGATGGGCACTCGTTTCATTACCGAGACAGGAAAACATTCTCCTTGCACAGGTTCCTTATGAAGCCAGGGAGTCTTTCATGCAG TCGTTTTTCTGAGGACGGCACCTTTGCCTCGGGCAGCTCAGTGCAGTCTGTGCTCTTTTTGGGCATGAGGAGAAAGCCATCAGCAGTGACCGCTCACGTCTCAG GTGTCCAAGTTCCGGTGATGTTCCAGTACAGAGAAGATCAACACACGTTGGTCTTGGGAGGCCTGGGTCTGGGAGTGGGTAGGGACTGGGAAATCAGGATGCAGTAG
- the ganc gene encoding neutral alpha-glucosidase C isoform X1, with the protein MLCQYVCSVALLCKLTSWWSLVHVFFCLSKVQSVALDDGCKEKFKKSEHIAFYRRHKQNPGVHYCVTLESLALTEKGASLELFETKSQVHLLLQVRVCRESTIRITIDEIHPVKIRYRVPDVLIEDPVYEQLRVERKGEGSVTLSWGLGQHQVWIQETPFSLDVLCVKEVIATLNPNGRTLFETLQDPPRHDSTLNQGDPSGLWRERFGQFVDVKANGPSSVGMDFCLHGFNHVYGIPEHADRLRLKDTSGGEPYRLYNLDVFGYRTDSRLGLYGSVPLLFAHKSDKTLGLFWLNASETLVDVHYHPKDSEEDVAAPVKRSRTPIQTDVHWISESGVIDCFILTGPTPSQVLTQYAQLTGFPAFPPLWSLGYHQCRWNYEDEADVESVDAGFDHHSIPYDVIWLDIEHTDGKRYFTWDSKHFPNPVALQQHLARKKRKMVVISDPHIKVDPDWSLYCEARDGDHFVKVKDGGVYTGSCWPGDSNYLDFSCPQTRSWYARCYSLNKYKGSTDSLFVWNDMNEPSVFYGPEQTMPKNAVHRGGWEHRDLHNLYGFYQHMATVDGLMTRAGGTERPFVLTRSFFAGSQRLGAVWTGDTESTWDHLKFCIPMLLSISLAGIAFCGADVGGFVGNPEPELLVRWYQAGALQPFFRGHANKSTKRREPWLFGEAVTANIRSAIQQRYCLLPYWYTLFHQAHTSALPPMRPLWVEFPGEQSTFRVDHEYMIGSALLACPVTAPGVKEVMVFLPGIEELWYDIDSAQAFSGDRNLAHPVTLDNVPVFQRGGTVVPRREGNGSCSSDFQKLPLSLTVALDSKGCAEGLLYEDDGHSFHYRDRKTFSLHRFLMKPGSLSCSRFSEDGTFASGSSVQSVLFLGMRRKPSAVTAHVSGVQVPVMFQYREDQHTLVLGGLGLGVGRDWEIRMQ; encoded by the exons ATGTTATGTCAGTATGTATGCAGCGTTGCCTTGCTTTGCAAATTAACTTCCTGGTGGTCTTtggtgcatgtttttttttgtctgagtAAAGTGCAAAG CGTCGCTCTTGATGACGGGTGTAAAGAAAAGTTCAAGAAAAGTGAGCATATAGCATTTTACAG ACGGCATAAACAAAATCCTGGTGTGCATTACTGTGTCACTCTGGAAAGCTTAGCACTGACAGAGAAAGGGGCCAGTTTGGAACTCTTTGAGACAAAATCTCAG GTGCATTTGCTCTTGCAAGTGAGGGTATGTCGGGAGAGCACTATAAGAATTACCATAGATGAGATCCACCCAGTTAAAATACGCTACAGAGTTCCAGATGTTTTGATTGAAGACCCGGTGTATGAACA gttaCGTGTGGAAAGGAAAGGTGAAGGTTCTGTCACACTTTCCTGGGGCTTGGGTCAGCACCAAGTATGGATCCAAGAGACTCCTTTCAGCCTGGATGTCCTTTGTGTGAAAGAGGTGATCGCCACTCTCAATCCAAATGGGCGGACGTTGTTTGAGACCCTGCAAGATCCTCCAAG GCATGACTCCACATTAAATCAG GGAGATCCATCAGGCCTATGGCGAGAGAGATTTGGACAATTTGTAGATGTGAAAGCCAATG GTCCAAGTTCTGTTGGTATGGACTTTTGCCTCCATGGCTTCAACCATGTGTATGGCATTCCAGAACATGCAGATAGACTCCGACTGAAAGACACCAG TGGTGGCGAGCCATACAGGTTGTACAACCTGGATGTGTTTGGCTACCGTACCGACAGCCGGCTAGGCCTCTACGGCTCTGTGCCACTGTTGTTTGCACACAAGTCTGACAAAACCCTGGGGCTCTTCTGGCTCAATGCTTCTGAGACCCTTGTAGATGTGCACTACCACCCCAAAGATAGTGAG GAGGACGTAGCAGCCCCAGTGAAAAGGAGTAGAACGCCCATCCAGACAGACGTCCATTGGATCTCAGAGAGCGGAGTGATTGACTGCTTCATCCTCACAGGACCCACGCCCTCGCAGGTCCTCACTCAGTATGCACAGCTGACAG GCTTCCCAGCTTTTCCACCACTCTGGTCTCTTGGATACCACCAATGCCGCTGGAACTATGAAGACGAAGCGGATGTGGAGTCTGTGGACGCTGGCTTTGACCACCACTCCATCCCTTACGATGTGATATGGCTGGACATTGAGCACACAGATGGGAAACGCTACTTCACCTGGGATTCAAAACACTTCCCCAACCCTGTTGCACTCCAACAACACCTGGCGAGGAAAAAAAGGAAG ATGGTGGTAATCAGTGACCCCCATATTAAGGTTGACCCTGACTGGTCCCTTTACTGTGAGGCCAGAGATGGAGACCATTTTGTGAAGGTCAAAGATGGAGGCGTCTACACAGGCTCTTGCTGGCCAG GTGACTCCAATTACTTGGACTTCAGTTGTCCACAGACCAGGTCTTGGTACGCTAGATGCTATTCTCTCAACAAGTACAAA GGATCTACAGactctttgtttgtttggaaCGATATGAACGAGCCCTCAGTGTTCTATGGTCCAGAGCAGACAATGCCGAAGAACGCGGTGCATCGCGGGGGCTGGGAGCACCGGGATCTACACAATCTTTACGGCTTTTACCAG CACATGGCCACAGTGGACGGGCTGATGACACGCGCTGGTGGAACCGAGAGGCCCTTTGTTCTGACACGCTCTTTCTTCGCTGGATCTCAGAGGCTTG GTGCAGTCTGGACAGGAGACACAGAGTCCACTTGGGATCACCTGAAGTTCTGCATCCCCATGCTGCTGTCCATAAGTCTGGCAGGCATTGCCTTCTGTGGAG CTGATGTAGGAGGCTTTGTGGGGAACCCCGAGCCAGAGCTGTTGGTGCGCTGGTACCAGGCCGGGGCCCTGCAGCCGTTCTTCAGGGGCCACGCAAACAAGAGCACCAAGCGCCGCGAGCCGTGGCTCTTTGGCGAGGCGGTGACGGCCAACATCCGCTCAGCCATCCAGCAGCGCTACTGTCTTCTGCCCTACTGGTACACGCTCTTCCATCAGGCCCACACCTCTGCTCTCCCTCCAATGAG ACCCCTGTGGGTAGAGTTCCCTGGAGAACAGAGCACCTTCAGAGTGGACCATGAGTATATGATTG GTAGTGCACTTCTTGCTTGTCCTGTAACTGCACCAGGTGTTAAAGAAGTTATGGTCTTCCTCCCTGGCATCGAAGAG CTGTGGTATGATATTGACTCTGCACAAGCATTCAGTGGAGATCGAAACCTGGCTCACCCTGTGACATTGGACAAC GTCCCTGTGTTCCAGAGAGGGGGCACAGTGGTGCCCAGGAGAGAGGGCAATGGCTCCTGCTCCTCGGACTTTCAGAAGCTCCCCCTCAGCCTGACTGTTGCGCTGGACTCCAAG GGCTGTGCTGAGGGGCTGCTTTATGAGGACGATGGGCACTCGTTTCATTACCGAGACAGGAAAACATTCTCCTTGCACAGGTTCCTTATGAAGCCAGGGAGTCTTTCATGCAG TCGTTTTTCTGAGGACGGCACCTTTGCCTCGGGCAGCTCAGTGCAGTCTGTGCTCTTTTTGGGCATGAGGAGAAAGCCATCAGCAGTGACCGCTCACGTCTCAG GTGTCCAAGTTCCGGTGATGTTCCAGTACAGAGAAGATCAACACACGTTGGTCTTGGGAGGCCTGGGTCTGGGAGTGGGTAGGGACTGGGAAATCAGGATGCAGTAG
- the ganc gene encoding neutral alpha-glucosidase C isoform X2, whose product MANKTSTKTESVALDDGCKEKFKKSEHIAFYRRHKQNPGVHYCVTLESLALTEKGASLELFETKSQVHLLLQVRVCRESTIRITIDEIHPVKIRYRVPDVLIEDPVYEQLRVERKGEGSVTLSWGLGQHQVWIQETPFSLDVLCVKEVIATLNPNGRTLFETLQDPPRHDSTLNQGDPSGLWRERFGQFVDVKANGPSSVGMDFCLHGFNHVYGIPEHADRLRLKDTSGGEPYRLYNLDVFGYRTDSRLGLYGSVPLLFAHKSDKTLGLFWLNASETLVDVHYHPKDSEEDVAAPVKRSRTPIQTDVHWISESGVIDCFILTGPTPSQVLTQYAQLTGFPAFPPLWSLGYHQCRWNYEDEADVESVDAGFDHHSIPYDVIWLDIEHTDGKRYFTWDSKHFPNPVALQQHLARKKRKMVVISDPHIKVDPDWSLYCEARDGDHFVKVKDGGVYTGSCWPGDSNYLDFSCPQTRSWYARCYSLNKYKGSTDSLFVWNDMNEPSVFYGPEQTMPKNAVHRGGWEHRDLHNLYGFYQHMATVDGLMTRAGGTERPFVLTRSFFAGSQRLGAVWTGDTESTWDHLKFCIPMLLSISLAGIAFCGADVGGFVGNPEPELLVRWYQAGALQPFFRGHANKSTKRREPWLFGEAVTANIRSAIQQRYCLLPYWYTLFHQAHTSALPPMRPLWVEFPGEQSTFRVDHEYMIGSALLACPVTAPGVKEVMVFLPGIEELWYDIDSAQAFSGDRNLAHPVTLDNVPVFQRGGTVVPRREGNGSCSSDFQKLPLSLTVALDSKGCAEGLLYEDDGHSFHYRDRKTFSLHRFLMKPGSLSCSRFSEDGTFASGSSVQSVLFLGMRRKPSAVTAHVSGVQVPVMFQYREDQHTLVLGGLGLGVGRDWEIRMQ is encoded by the exons ATGGCTAACAAAACGTCTACAAAAACGGAGAG CGTCGCTCTTGATGACGGGTGTAAAGAAAAGTTCAAGAAAAGTGAGCATATAGCATTTTACAG ACGGCATAAACAAAATCCTGGTGTGCATTACTGTGTCACTCTGGAAAGCTTAGCACTGACAGAGAAAGGGGCCAGTTTGGAACTCTTTGAGACAAAATCTCAG GTGCATTTGCTCTTGCAAGTGAGGGTATGTCGGGAGAGCACTATAAGAATTACCATAGATGAGATCCACCCAGTTAAAATACGCTACAGAGTTCCAGATGTTTTGATTGAAGACCCGGTGTATGAACA gttaCGTGTGGAAAGGAAAGGTGAAGGTTCTGTCACACTTTCCTGGGGCTTGGGTCAGCACCAAGTATGGATCCAAGAGACTCCTTTCAGCCTGGATGTCCTTTGTGTGAAAGAGGTGATCGCCACTCTCAATCCAAATGGGCGGACGTTGTTTGAGACCCTGCAAGATCCTCCAAG GCATGACTCCACATTAAATCAG GGAGATCCATCAGGCCTATGGCGAGAGAGATTTGGACAATTTGTAGATGTGAAAGCCAATG GTCCAAGTTCTGTTGGTATGGACTTTTGCCTCCATGGCTTCAACCATGTGTATGGCATTCCAGAACATGCAGATAGACTCCGACTGAAAGACACCAG TGGTGGCGAGCCATACAGGTTGTACAACCTGGATGTGTTTGGCTACCGTACCGACAGCCGGCTAGGCCTCTACGGCTCTGTGCCACTGTTGTTTGCACACAAGTCTGACAAAACCCTGGGGCTCTTCTGGCTCAATGCTTCTGAGACCCTTGTAGATGTGCACTACCACCCCAAAGATAGTGAG GAGGACGTAGCAGCCCCAGTGAAAAGGAGTAGAACGCCCATCCAGACAGACGTCCATTGGATCTCAGAGAGCGGAGTGATTGACTGCTTCATCCTCACAGGACCCACGCCCTCGCAGGTCCTCACTCAGTATGCACAGCTGACAG GCTTCCCAGCTTTTCCACCACTCTGGTCTCTTGGATACCACCAATGCCGCTGGAACTATGAAGACGAAGCGGATGTGGAGTCTGTGGACGCTGGCTTTGACCACCACTCCATCCCTTACGATGTGATATGGCTGGACATTGAGCACACAGATGGGAAACGCTACTTCACCTGGGATTCAAAACACTTCCCCAACCCTGTTGCACTCCAACAACACCTGGCGAGGAAAAAAAGGAAG ATGGTGGTAATCAGTGACCCCCATATTAAGGTTGACCCTGACTGGTCCCTTTACTGTGAGGCCAGAGATGGAGACCATTTTGTGAAGGTCAAAGATGGAGGCGTCTACACAGGCTCTTGCTGGCCAG GTGACTCCAATTACTTGGACTTCAGTTGTCCACAGACCAGGTCTTGGTACGCTAGATGCTATTCTCTCAACAAGTACAAA GGATCTACAGactctttgtttgtttggaaCGATATGAACGAGCCCTCAGTGTTCTATGGTCCAGAGCAGACAATGCCGAAGAACGCGGTGCATCGCGGGGGCTGGGAGCACCGGGATCTACACAATCTTTACGGCTTTTACCAG CACATGGCCACAGTGGACGGGCTGATGACACGCGCTGGTGGAACCGAGAGGCCCTTTGTTCTGACACGCTCTTTCTTCGCTGGATCTCAGAGGCTTG GTGCAGTCTGGACAGGAGACACAGAGTCCACTTGGGATCACCTGAAGTTCTGCATCCCCATGCTGCTGTCCATAAGTCTGGCAGGCATTGCCTTCTGTGGAG CTGATGTAGGAGGCTTTGTGGGGAACCCCGAGCCAGAGCTGTTGGTGCGCTGGTACCAGGCCGGGGCCCTGCAGCCGTTCTTCAGGGGCCACGCAAACAAGAGCACCAAGCGCCGCGAGCCGTGGCTCTTTGGCGAGGCGGTGACGGCCAACATCCGCTCAGCCATCCAGCAGCGCTACTGTCTTCTGCCCTACTGGTACACGCTCTTCCATCAGGCCCACACCTCTGCTCTCCCTCCAATGAG ACCCCTGTGGGTAGAGTTCCCTGGAGAACAGAGCACCTTCAGAGTGGACCATGAGTATATGATTG GTAGTGCACTTCTTGCTTGTCCTGTAACTGCACCAGGTGTTAAAGAAGTTATGGTCTTCCTCCCTGGCATCGAAGAG CTGTGGTATGATATTGACTCTGCACAAGCATTCAGTGGAGATCGAAACCTGGCTCACCCTGTGACATTGGACAAC GTCCCTGTGTTCCAGAGAGGGGGCACAGTGGTGCCCAGGAGAGAGGGCAATGGCTCCTGCTCCTCGGACTTTCAGAAGCTCCCCCTCAGCCTGACTGTTGCGCTGGACTCCAAG GGCTGTGCTGAGGGGCTGCTTTATGAGGACGATGGGCACTCGTTTCATTACCGAGACAGGAAAACATTCTCCTTGCACAGGTTCCTTATGAAGCCAGGGAGTCTTTCATGCAG TCGTTTTTCTGAGGACGGCACCTTTGCCTCGGGCAGCTCAGTGCAGTCTGTGCTCTTTTTGGGCATGAGGAGAAAGCCATCAGCAGTGACCGCTCACGTCTCAG GTGTCCAAGTTCCGGTGATGTTCCAGTACAGAGAAGATCAACACACGTTGGTCTTGGGAGGCCTGGGTCTGGGAGTGGGTAGGGACTGGGAAATCAGGATGCAGTAG